CGGTACGCCTCCCGGTACACCTCGATGCCGGACGGGAAGTCAGGTGGTGCCGACCGGTCGGTCGGCAGCCACAGTGGTCCGAGCGCCGTGACGGCGGATGCCTCCAGGAAGTTGCGTCGGGTAAGGGCCATCTCGATCCTCTCGTCGCCGGTCAGGTCCCGCTCATCGCGCGACCTCTACCCGACCGCCGAACGGGCAAACCGGAGCGAGGGCCGAGGACGGGCTCGCCGGGTGGGACGGGCGTTGCGACACTCTCCCGGACCCGTTAACTACACGGCGGTGCTCGACGGACTCCGGCGCGTCCCGCAGAGACCACCTGAGCACGTCCGGACGCCGGGGATGCGTCCGCTCCTGCCCGGCCTGCTCCATCAGCCCGGCCCGCGCGACTTGAAGGGATAACCAGCAACTATGACCGACACCAACCGAGAAATACTGCGCACCACATTCGGCCAGGACGCCGAACTCTACGACCAATGCCGTCCGACCTATCCGCCCCAGCTGTTCACCGACCTCGCCACACTCGCAGATCTCGGTCCACACGCTCGGGTGCTGGAGATCGGATGCGGCACCGGCCAAGCGACCCTGCCCCTGGCACAACTGGGATGCCATGTCGTCGCGATGGACCTCAGCCCCGACATGGCCGCCATCGCCCGACGCAACCTCGCACAGTTCCCGAATGTCACCGTCGTCGCGGCGGCCTTCGAGGACTGGCAGCCCCCGGACGGAACCTTCGACGCGGTTCTCTCCGCGACCGCGTTCCACTGGCTTGACCCCGACGTGCGCATGATCAAAGCCGCTGACCTGCTGCGGCCCGGCGGATCTCTCGGCATCGTCTCGACTCACCACATCGCCGGCGGGACGAACGCCTTCTTCGCCGACGCACAACGATGCTACGAACGTTTCGACCCCACAACACCGCCCGGCATGCGCCTGACGACCGATGACGAGACCCCCGAGGAGGCGGCAGAGTTCCATCGATCGGCACGATTCGGGCCAGTCGAATTCCGGCGCTACGAGTGGCAACAGACCTACACGGCGCCTGAGTATCTGAACCTGCTCATGACCTACTCCGGCAATCGGGCCATGGCACCGCAGGCACGCAGCAGCCTCTTCGCGTGCATCACTCACCTGATCGACGACGTCTACAGCGGAGCAATCACCAAGCAGTACCGGACCCGGCTCGCCATCGCGCACAAGACACCGTGACTCGGCTCGGCATCCGATCTGCGCACTGCCGTCACCTCGAGCAGACGGCGAACGAACGCCGGCTCTCCAGCTTCGCCGCGCCGTCCGAGCCGCCGCGCCAGTTCGCGAACCCGAGCGCTCAACGGTGGTCATACTGAGGGTGGACACGTCAGTTCCCGCCTATCGGCGCTTCAGAATTCGCGAACCCGAGAGCTCTCCATCACCACTGACCAATACGACAACTCCGGCGCGGCGGACACCGCCCCGGCCCTACCCGGCCGCGCCGGTGACGTCGTCGCCCCGCCGCTGCGCGGTCGACACGTCGGCCGTCTCGACCGGGCGCAGCCACTGCCAGAGCAGGAAGGCCAGGCCGAAGAGGAGCATGGCGAGCCCGGCCCAGAGGTTGATCCGTACGCCCTGGGCCTTGTCGATCTCGGCGCGGGAGTCGAAAAGACCGATCCCGGTGACGATCAGCCCGTACGCGAGGAAGAGTCCGCCGATCACCCGACGCAGGTCGAACCGGCGGGCGGCGGCCGACCGCCGCTCCGCCTCGGTGCTGTCCAGCGTGTCGGCGCTCGGTTCGGTGTTCTCGGTCATCACGCGCACCCCTTTCAGAGGACAAGCAGGTAGAGCAGGCCGGACAGGGCCAGCGCGACCCCGCCGAGCAGCAGTGGCGAGCGGTACCAGGCCGCGTCCCCGGCGAGCACGTCTCCCTTGAGGTCGACGCCGCCGAGGCCGTAGACCAGACCCCGCAGGTCATCGTCGGTCTTGGCCCGACCGAGCGGTGTGAGCAGCACCGCGACGACCGCCACCATGACAAACGCGACCCCGGCGCCCCAGAAGCTCTCCTCCAGGTCGGAGCCGAAGTCGAGCACCCCACCGAGGTAGAGCAGGTACGTGGCGAGCGAACCGACGGTGCCGGCGAGCAGGGACCAGAAACCGGCCCAGGCGGTCATGCGCTTCCAGAACATGCCGAAGATGAAGGTGGCGAAGAGTGGGGCGTTGAACAGGGAGAACAGCGTCTGGATGTAGTTCATGATGTTGCTGAAGCCGGCCGCGATGAAAGCCGTACCGATGCCGACGATCACCCCGGCGACGGTGGCGATCCGGCCGACCCTCAGGTAGTAGTCGTCGGGGCGGTCCCGGCGGACGTACGACTGCCAGATGTCGTACGTGAAGACGGTGTTGAAGCCGCTGACGTTCGCCGCCAT
The Micromonospora pisi DNA segment above includes these coding regions:
- a CDS encoding class I SAM-dependent methyltransferase; this encodes MTDTNREILRTTFGQDAELYDQCRPTYPPQLFTDLATLADLGPHARVLEIGCGTGQATLPLAQLGCHVVAMDLSPDMAAIARRNLAQFPNVTVVAAAFEDWQPPDGTFDAVLSATAFHWLDPDVRMIKAADLLRPGGSLGIVSTHHIAGGTNAFFADAQRCYERFDPTTPPGMRLTTDDETPEEAAEFHRSARFGPVEFRRYEWQQTYTAPEYLNLLMTYSGNRAMAPQARSSLFACITHLIDDVYSGAITKQYRTRLAIAHKTP